The sequence TATCCCCTCGCCAGCCAGCGCCTCAGCAGCAGGGGCACGAGTTCCACCGCCACGACGACCAGCAGGGCGTAGCGCAGCGCCCGCACCAGGCCAATGTCCTTGAACGCCTGCGGCAGGGCGCTCAGCCCGAAGTACACGGCAAATACGACCACCAGGCCGATCAGGGCGACGATGAGGCGGCCCGCCCAGTCGCGCGGCGGGGTGAAGGTTGGGCGCACGAACCAGAAGCCCGCCAACAGCCCCAGCGAGGTGCCGTACTCGCGCGGCGTCCCCGTCGGCAGGAACGCGGCGAGGACGAGGAGGATGACGGGGATGATCCAGCGCAGCGCCTCTGCCTGCGGAAAGCGCCCGCTCGCGGCCAGCCCGGCAAAGGCCGCCCCCAGCAGCAACCCCACGAGCACGTCGAGGGGGTAGTGAACGCCCAGGGCCACCCGTGAAAGGCCGATCAGCGCGATCAGCACGAGGGCGACGACCCACATGCCCGTGCGCCCGACCTGCACGGCGATGCCGCCCCAGAGCGTGGCGGCCATCTGGGTGTGGCCGCTGGGCAGGCCGGGGCCGAGGGCGGTGACGCGGGCGGCCTCGCTGACCTGCCCGGGGTTGGCCGTGAAGGGGCGGGGTTCATTGAAGCCGAACTTGAGGGCCGTGTTCACCAGATACGAGAGGGCGAAGGCGACACCCAGGTTCCGCCCGCCCCGGGGGTTCACCAGCCAGGTGTACAGCGCCAGGACGACAATGAACACCTCGTCACGCCCCAGGTTCGTGACGGCCAGCCAAAACGTTTCCATGTGTGCCCATTGTGAGGCTTCTTGCCTTTGAAGGCGAGGGGACGGGCGGCGGTACACTGAATCCCATGACGGTAGCAAGCAGCGATGTGCTGCGCGAGGTGCGGCACAACTCCGAATACGCGCTGGAGCTGCGCGGAATCACCAAACGCTTCCCGCTCGTGCTGGCGAACGACAACATCTCCATGCAGGTGCGCTGGGGCTCGGTCCACGCCCTGTGCGGAGAGAACGGCGCGGGCAAGAGCACCCTGATGAAGATCGTCTACGGCGCCCAGCCCCCCACCTCGGGCGAGATCGTGGTGGACGGCGAGGTTGTGAACTTCACCGACCCCTCGCAGGCCATCGCG is a genomic window of Deinococcus aerius containing:
- a CDS encoding phosphatase PAP2 family protein, giving the protein METFWLAVTNLGRDEVFIVVLALYTWLVNPRGGRNLGVAFALSYLVNTALKFGFNEPRPFTANPGQVSEAARVTALGPGLPSGHTQMAATLWGGIAVQVGRTGMWVVALVLIALIGLSRVALGVHYPLDVLVGLLLGAAFAGLAASGRFPQAEALRWIIPVILLVLAAFLPTGTPREYGTSLGLLAGFWFVRPTFTPPRDWAGRLIVALIGLVVVFAVYFGLSALPQAFKDIGLVRALRYALLVVVAVELVPLLLRRWLARG